In Malus sylvestris chromosome 15, drMalSylv7.2, whole genome shotgun sequence, a single genomic region encodes these proteins:
- the LOC126603764 gene encoding probable 1-deoxy-D-xylulose-5-phosphate synthase 2, chloroplastic: protein MAVSGVFIRPNQYLFSCLNPPAPKLNHSCRQQLCVKASAGNSDGEDCKLIRKEKDGWKIDFSGEKPGTPLLDTVNYPAHMKNLSTEDLEQLAAELRVDIVYSVSQSGGHLSSSLGVVELTVALHHVFNTPDDKIIWDVGHQAYPHKILTGRRSKIHTIRKTSGLAGFPKRDESVYDAFGAGHSSTSISAGLGMAVARDLLGKNNTIISVIGDGAMTAGQAYEAMNNAGYLDSNLIVILNDNKQVSLPTATLDGPAKPVGALSSALTKLQASTQFRKLREAAKSITKQIGGQTHEVAAKVDEYARGMISASGSTLFEELGLYYIGPVDGHNVADLVTIFQRVKAMPAPGPVLIHIMTEKGKGYPPAEAAADKMHGVVKFDPQTGKQFKTKSPTLSYTQYFAESLIKEAEIDDKIVAIHAAMGGGTGLNYFQKKFPDRCFDVGIAEQHAVTFAAGLAAEGLKPFCAIYSSFLQRGYDQVIHDVDLQKLPVRFAMDRAGLVGADGPTHCGAFDITYMACLPNMVVMAPSDEAELMNMVATAAAIDDRPSCFRFPRGNGIGALLPANNKGTALEVGKGRILMEGSRVAILGYGSIVQQCVKAANNLKTRDISVTVADARFCKPLDTELIKQLAKEHEILITVEEGSIGGFGSHVSHFLSLSGILDGPLKLRAMVLPDRYIDHGAPQDQLEEAGLSSRHISATVLSLLGRPKEALHFK, encoded by the exons ATGGCGGTCTCCGGCGTATTCATTAGACCAAATCAGTACCTGTTTTCATGCCTCAATCCTCCAGCTCCAAAACTGAATCACAGTTGCAGACAACAG CTTTGTGTGAAGGCTTCAGCTGGTAACTCAGACGGTGAGGACTGCAAGTTgatcagaaaagaaaaggatggATGGAAGATCGATTTCTCTGGTGAAAAACCGGGCACGCCATTGCTGGACACAGTCAATTACCCAGCTCACATGAAGAATCTCTCCACAGAG GATCTTGAACAACTAGCAGCAGAGCTGAGAGTAGATATTGTTTACAGTGTTTCACAGTCAGGTGGGCATCTCAGTTCAAGCTTAGGTGTGGTGGAGCTGACAGTGGCACTGCATCATGTGTTCAACACGCCCGACGACAAGATCATATGGGATGTTGGTCATCAG GCGTATCCTCATAAAATTCTTACAGGAAGGAGGTCCAAGATACACACAATTAGGAAAACTTCAGGTCTTGCCGGTTTCCCTAAGAGGGATGAGAGCGTTTATGATGCTTTCGGTGCCGGCCATAGTTCTACAAGCATTTCTGCTGGTTTAG GCATGGCAGTGGCAAGAGACCTACTTGGGAAGAATAACACTATCATTTCAGTGATTGGAGATGGAGCCATGACTGCAGGGCAAGCATACGAAGCCATGAATAACGCAGGATACCTTGATTCTAACCTGATCGTCATATTGAATGACAATAAGCAAGTCTCCTTACCTACCGCCACTCTTGATGGCCCTGCAAAGCCCGTTGGGGCCCTCAGCAGCGCTCTAACCAAGCTACAAGCAAGCACCCAGTTCCGCAAACTTCGCGAGGCTGCAAAA AGTATTACGAAGCAAATTGGAGGCCAAACACATGAAGTTGCAGCAAAAGTAGACGAGTATGCAAGGGGAATGATAAGCGCTTCTGGATCCACTCTCTTTGAGGAGCTTGGGTTATATTATATCGGTCCAGTGGATGGGCACAATGTTGCAGACTTAGTCACCATTTTCCAGAGAGTGAAAGCCATGCCGGCCCCGGGGCCGGTTTTAATCCACATCATGACAGAGAAAGGAAAGGGCTATCCCCCAGCTGAGGCAGCAGCTGACAAAATGCATG GTGTTGTCAAGTTTGACCCACAAACCGGCAAGCAATTTAAGACCAAATCCCCTACACTTTCGTATACCCAGTACTTTGCTGAATCACTGATTAAGGAAGCTGAAATAGATGACAAGATTGTAGCCATTCATGCAGCAATGGGCGGTGGCACTGGTCTAAATTATTTCCAGAAGAAGTTTCCAGATCGTTGTTTTGATGTGGGGATCGCTGAGCAACACGCTGTTACATTTGCAGCTGGTTTGGCTGCAGAAGGTCTGAAGCCATTCTGTGCTATCTACTCATCATTCCTGCAACGAGGATATGATCAG GTGATTCACGATGTAGATCTTCAAAAACTACCTGTCCGCTTTGCAATGGATCGAGCTGGCTTGGTTGGTGCAGATGGGCCCACCCATTGTGGAGCATTTGATATCACATACATGGCTTGTTTGCCCAACATGGTGGTAATGGCTCCGTCTGATGAAGCTGAACTGATGAACATGGTCGCCACAGCAGCAGCCATAGATGATAGACCCAGCTGCTTCAGATTTCCTAGAGGCAATGGTATTGGAGCACTTCTTCCTGCTAATAACAAAGGAACCGCACTTGAG GTTGGTAAGGGAAGAATATTGATGGAAGGCAGTAGAGTAGCAATTTTGGGATATGGTTCCATAGTTCAACAATGTGTAAAAGCTGCAAACAACCTGAAAACCAGGGACATATCTGTTACAGTAGCCGATGCACGATTTTGCAAACCTCTGGATACTGAACTAATCAAACAATTGGCTAAGGAGCATGAAATTCTTATTACAGTGGAAGAAGGTTCAATCGGAGGTTTTGGATCTCATGTATCCCACTTCCTAAGTTTAAGTGGTATTCTAGATGGACCGCTTAAG TTGAGAGCAATGGTACTCCCTGACAGATACATTGATCATGGAGCACCACAGGATCAGCTTGAAGAAGCAGGGCTGTCCTCGAGGCATATCTCAGCCACAGTATTATCTCTGTTGGGGAGGCCAAAAGAAGCTCTTCACTTCAAGTGA